One window of Triticum dicoccoides isolate Atlit2015 ecotype Zavitan chromosome 5A, WEW_v2.0, whole genome shotgun sequence genomic DNA carries:
- the LOC119300145 gene encoding stress-induced protein SAM22-like, whose product MVAGCFITDECALAVSTERMWKAVFSGEDTAVLPKACAGFIDAVDVEGDGGPGSVSTMTLSPAAAELAGSGVMRSRLVARDNAARVIKTELLEGSKVSAQLKSQVAEVKLEAAGEGACVAKLRVEYERLDGGGALSAEDQATLAAGYLDVLKMVEAYLVAHPAEYA is encoded by the coding sequence ATGGTCGCCGGCTGTTTCATCACCGACGAGTGCGCCCTGGCGGTGTCGACGGAGCGGATGTGGAAGGCGGTCTTCTCCGGCGAGGACACGGCCGTCCTGCCCAAGGCCTGCGCGGGCTTCATCGACGCCGTGGACGTCGAGGGCGACGGCGGACCCGGCAGCGTCTCCACCATGACGCTCAGCCCGGCGGCAGCGGAGCTCGCCGGCTCGGGCGTGATGAGGAGCCGCCTGGTGGCGCGCGACAACGCGGCCCGGGTGATCAAGACGGAGCTGCTGGAGGGCAGCAAGGTGAGCGCCCAGCTCAAGTCGCAGGTGGCCGAGGTGAAGCTCGAGGCGGCCGGGGAGGGTGCTTGCGTGGCGAAGCTCAGGGTGGAGTACGAGAGGCTCGACGGCGGCGGCGCGCTGTCGGCGGAGGACCAGGCGACGCTCGCCGCGGGGTACCTCGACGTGCTCAAGAtggtcgaggcttacctcgtcgcGCACCCCGCCGAGTACGCCTAA